In a single window of the Candidatus Kaiserbacteria bacterium genome:
- a CDS encoding RluA family pseudouridine synthase translates to MLNENAVTVPDIEVLYEDDDCVVIHKPSGLVVHEDGRSGEPTVVDWLLARTPQARGVGEPGLAQDGTPLKRSGVVHRLDRDTSGVLILAKTQEAFLFLKEQFHDRHAQKEYRAFVYGTMKEKWGTVDRFIGRSNKDFRLRSAERGARGTLREARTDWELIGQNSTHAYLKITPKTGRTHQIRVHLRSIGRPIVADTLYATEDTRGKSNLGFKRLALHAHRITLTLPTAGERTFIAPLPPDFIEAADGIATA, encoded by the coding sequence ATGCTAAACGAAAACGCCGTCACGGTGCCTGATATTGAAGTCCTCTATGAGGATGACGATTGCGTGGTGATACATAAGCCATCAGGCCTTGTAGTGCACGAGGATGGGAGGAGTGGAGAGCCGACGGTGGTGGATTGGCTTCTTGCCCGCACGCCACAGGCGCGCGGAGTGGGGGAACCTGGTCTTGCACAAGACGGCACTCCTCTCAAGCGCTCGGGCGTAGTACATCGCTTGGACAGAGATACTTCTGGAGTACTTATTCTTGCAAAAACACAAGAAGCATTTCTTTTTCTTAAAGAGCAGTTTCATGACAGACACGCACAGAAGGAGTATCGTGCATTTGTATACGGAACGATGAAAGAAAAGTGGGGTACTGTTGATCGCTTTATCGGGAGGAGCAACAAGGATTTTCGTTTACGCTCAGCAGAGCGTGGTGCGCGTGGTACGCTCAGAGAAGCAAGGACAGACTGGGAACTCATTGGCCAAAATAGCACCCATGCGTATCTTAAAATTACCCCAAAGACCGGCCGTACACACCAGATTCGTGTCCACTTACGCTCGATTGGGAGACCGATTGTGGCCGATACGCTCTATGCAACAGAAGATACGCGGGGGAAAAGTAACCTTGGCTTCAAAAGACTCGCTCTCCACGCTCACCGTATTACCCTTACACTTCCCACCGCCGGCGAACGCACTTTTATAGCGCCATTACCCCCCGATTTTATCGAGGCGGCCGACGGTATTGCGACCGCATGA
- the rplS gene encoding 50S ribosomal protein L19: MEDRKNLDIKAGDIVRVHQKIEDKGKTRIQIFEGLVLARKHGAEAGATFTVRKVVDGIGVEKIFPLYSPRIDKIEIVRRSTVRRAKLYYIREKVAREVKRQMRRMRLMNVSSESEIEVKADRDRKAAEEAAAKAAEEARLAEEAKVQAEAEAALKAAAEAKAAAEAEATPAPEVVAEVVATPEVTAETVTQEETK; this comes from the coding sequence ATGGAAGATCGCAAGAACCTTGATATCAAGGCGGGGGACATCGTGCGTGTTCACCAGAAGATTGAAGATAAGGGCAAGACACGTATCCAGATTTTTGAGGGACTCGTACTTGCGCGCAAGCATGGTGCTGAGGCAGGTGCCACCTTTACCGTACGAAAGGTTGTTGATGGAATTGGTGTAGAAAAAATCTTCCCACTCTACTCTCCACGTATTGATAAGATTGAGATTGTACGTCGCAGTACAGTCCGTCGTGCAAAACTCTACTACATCCGCGAGAAGGTTGCGCGTGAGGTTAAGCGCCAGATGCGTCGCATGCGCCTCATGAATGTGTCTTCAGAGTCTGAAATTGAAGTGAAGGCAGATCGCGACCGAAAGGCTGCAGAGGAAGCAGCAGCAAAGGCAGCTGAGGAGGCTCGCCTCGCAGAGGAGGCAAAGGTACAGGCTGAAGCCGAGGCCGCACTCAAGGCAGCAGCAGAAGCAAAGGCCGCTGCAGAAGCCGAAGCAACACCCGCTCCTGAAGTGGTAGCAGAAGTAGTTGCAACTCCCGAAGTAACAGCAGAAACTGTAACCCAGGAGGAGACTAAATAA